One Ktedonobacteraceae bacterium DNA segment encodes these proteins:
- a CDS encoding response regulator transcription factor, which yields MIRILLADDHPIVREGLRAVLETQPDFEVIGTPQQAADGEEALRLSLELQPDILLLDLEMPVIDGVETIRRLRQRVRQQSAQGRQKTAPRIIVFTAFDNDERIISALEAGADGYLLKGAPREDIFNAIRVTMQGGSLLQPVVASKLLRHMGQHRGAGNFNRTPGAIQSGTGDHSRESMDRARGRPYEDIPFEALTERELEVLALLAQGMPNKEIAVRLTISERTAKFHVSSIMGKLGATNRTEAVSLAAQRGLIRLSS from the coding sequence ATGATTCGCATCTTGCTTGCCGACGATCACCCTATTGTGCGCGAAGGATTACGCGCTGTCCTGGAGACGCAGCCGGACTTCGAGGTAATCGGCACGCCACAACAGGCGGCTGACGGCGAAGAAGCCCTGCGCCTGTCGCTCGAACTGCAGCCCGATATTCTCCTGCTCGACCTGGAAATGCCGGTCATCGATGGCGTCGAGACGATTCGTCGTTTGCGGCAGCGCGTCAGGCAACAGAGCGCGCAGGGGCGGCAAAAAACCGCCCCTCGTATCATCGTCTTCACGGCTTTTGATAACGATGAGCGTATCATCTCGGCTCTGGAAGCGGGGGCCGATGGCTACCTGCTCAAGGGCGCGCCCCGCGAAGATATCTTCAATGCCATTCGCGTCACTATGCAGGGTGGCTCGCTGCTACAGCCGGTGGTCGCCTCGAAACTCTTGAGGCATATGGGGCAACACAGGGGCGCCGGTAATTTCAACAGGACACCGGGCGCGATTCAGAGCGGAACGGGCGACCATAGTAGAGAATCGATGGATCGCGCTCGTGGTCGTCCCTACGAGGATATTCCTTTCGAGGCGCTTACCGAGCGCGAACTTGAGGTGCTGGCGCTGCTGGCGCAGGGGATGCCTAATAAAGAAATCGCGGTTCGTTTGACGATCAGCGAGCGGACGGCCAAATTTCATGTCAGTTCTATTATGGGCAAGCTGGGTGCCACCAATCGTACTGAGGCCGTCTCATTAGCCGCGCAGCGAGGATTGATCAGGCTGAGTTCATAA
- a CDS encoding GAF domain-containing sensor histidine kinase, whose translation MATQPEDITAQRDSSSPQVDAPEQQETMTSLLRGNRDLAILYAIAGHLNRKVDVHEALQEVLAQVTKLLGLQTGWVWLLDEAGSPYLAAAQALPPYLADHPERMTGFCLCLDTFLAGDLEGAANINVLRCSRLKNAERDKDPSSLGLRFHASIPIYAGDTPIGVLNVASEDWRELAEEELQLLHIIGDQIGLAIQRARLSAEHTRSAARLATIEERNRLAREIHDTLAQGLAAITLQLETADLLVTSRPERAHEAILRALALARQNLEEARRSVIDLRAAPLQGHTLSEALAALARETAIPGIEVEYRSIPASDFPMLPPRLEAGIYRVAQEALSNAYKHAGAQHISLALSIEDDELCLYVQDDGRGFNPDEVTSSSGEGESGNHFGLTGMSERVKLLGGVLCIQSEPGAGTCIAACVPLGVGTDPSYQRRSSADGASHSGKTKGEGASSQ comes from the coding sequence ATGGCTACTCAACCAGAAGACATCACGGCACAAAGAGATTCTTCATCACCACAGGTTGACGCTCCTGAACAGCAGGAAACGATGACTTCGCTGCTGCGCGGCAATCGCGACCTTGCGATTCTTTATGCCATTGCCGGTCACTTGAATCGCAAGGTCGATGTGCATGAAGCCTTGCAGGAAGTATTGGCGCAGGTTACCAAATTGCTCGGCTTGCAGACGGGTTGGGTCTGGCTGCTGGATGAGGCAGGCTCGCCCTATCTTGCCGCTGCCCAGGCTCTTCCACCGTATCTCGCGGATCACCCGGAGCGCATGACCGGATTTTGCCTGTGCCTTGATACATTTCTGGCAGGCGACCTGGAGGGGGCGGCCAATATCAACGTCCTGCGCTGCAGCCGCTTGAAAAATGCCGAGCGCGATAAGGACCCCTCTTCGTTGGGACTGCGCTTCCATGCCAGCATCCCCATCTACGCGGGCGATACTCCCATTGGTGTTCTGAATGTTGCCAGTGAAGACTGGCGCGAACTGGCGGAGGAAGAGCTGCAATTGCTACACATCATTGGAGACCAGATTGGCCTTGCCATCCAGCGCGCTCGCCTTTCCGCCGAACATACACGGTCCGCCGCGCGCCTGGCGACTATCGAGGAACGCAACCGGCTGGCGCGCGAGATTCATGACACGCTCGCCCAGGGGTTGGCTGCAATTACGCTGCAACTTGAAACCGCCGATCTGCTGGTAACGTCGCGGCCAGAACGAGCGCACGAGGCTATCCTGCGCGCCCTGGCGCTGGCCCGCCAGAACCTTGAGGAGGCCCGGCGATCCGTTATTGACCTGCGGGCAGCTCCACTGCAAGGGCATACGTTGTCCGAAGCGCTGGCAGCGCTGGCGCGGGAAACTGCCATACCGGGCATCGAGGTCGAATATCGCTCAATACCGGCCAGTGATTTTCCTATGCTGCCGCCGCGCCTGGAAGCCGGTATCTACCGCGTCGCCCAGGAAGCGCTCTCCAACGCCTATAAACATGCTGGCGCGCAGCATATATCGCTCGCGCTCAGCATCGAGGACGATGAACTCTGCCTGTATGTTCAGGATGATGGCCGCGGCTTCAATCCCGACGAGGTGACGTCATCTTCCGGCGAAGGCGAGTCAGGGAATCATTTTGGCCTGACGGGTATGAGCGAGCGGGTGAAGTTGCTTGGGGGAGTGCTGTGTATCCAGAGCGAGCCAGGCGCGGGCACCTGCATCGCCGCCTGCGTGCCGCTGGGAGTTGGTACTGATCCGTCCTACCAGCGCCGCTCGTCCGCGGACGGTGCTTCGCACTCAGGTAAGACGAAAGGAGAAGGAGCGAGTTCACAATGA
- the miaA gene encoding tRNA (adenosine(37)-N6)-dimethylallyltransferase MiaA yields the protein MSMISPEADDHKDSHSTPISPPPLQDLVVILGPTASGKSGLGIALARRFDGEIVSADSRQVYRGLDIGTAKVTPEERALVPHHLLDVADPREIYTVSQFQQQANAAIANIVARGHQPFLVGGSPHYIQAVVDHLDIPPVPPQPELRAQLESRPLPDLLAQLEELDPRSAATIDRRNPRRVIRALEVCLITGKPFSQQRAISAPLYRSLLLGIEWPRDILYQRIDARVDERMRQGMVQEVGDLLAQGVSHERLEALGLEYRFISRLLRGEYASEDEMVQRLKYAIHDFTRRQLTWFRRDTRIVWVANGDEEEAAVLVSRFLESPHV from the coding sequence ATGAGTATGATATCCCCGGAGGCGGACGACCACAAAGATTCCCACTCCACCCCAATTTCGCCCCCGCCCCTACAAGACCTGGTTGTTATACTTGGGCCAACGGCGTCGGGCAAAAGCGGGCTGGGCATAGCCCTGGCGCGGCGTTTTGATGGCGAGATTGTCTCTGCCGATTCGCGCCAGGTTTATCGCGGACTCGATATTGGCACCGCCAAGGTGACGCCTGAAGAACGCGCGCTTGTGCCCCACCATTTGCTGGATGTTGCCGATCCGCGCGAGATCTATACCGTTTCACAGTTTCAGCAGCAGGCTAACGCCGCCATTGCTAATATCGTCGCACGAGGTCATCAACCGTTCCTCGTCGGTGGCTCGCCGCATTACATTCAGGCTGTGGTTGACCACCTGGATATTCCCCCTGTGCCACCGCAGCCGGAACTGCGGGCGCAACTCGAGTCGCGACCATTGCCTGATCTGCTGGCACAATTGGAGGAGCTTGACCCGCGAAGCGCCGCTACAATCGACCGCCGCAACCCGCGCCGGGTCATTCGCGCGCTCGAGGTCTGCCTGATCACGGGCAAACCCTTCTCCCAGCAAAGGGCGATATCCGCGCCCCTCTATCGCTCGCTGCTGCTGGGTATCGAGTGGCCGAGGGATATCCTCTACCAGCGTATCGATGCTCGCGTGGATGAACGCATGCGGCAGGGTATGGTGCAGGAGGTGGGCGATCTGCTTGCGCAAGGCGTAAGTCACGAGCGTCTTGAAGCGCTGGGATTGGAGTATCGCTTTATCAGCCGCCTGTTACGGGGAGAATATGCGAGCGAAGATGAAATGGTGCAGCGCCTGAAATATGCTATTCACGATTTTACCAGGCGCCAGCTGACCTGGTTTCGTCGCGATACGAGGATTGTCTGGGTGGCAAATGGGGATGAGGAAGAGGCGGCAGTACTGGTCAGCAGGTTTCTTGAAAGCCCTCACGTGTGA
- a CDS encoding LppX_LprAFG lipoprotein: MHRRQISSQNRPAKQLRPAYYIPGLAILFMLVLAACGGGSGSSTPDVHTLIKNSQAAIQKVKSYHFNLAIQNPGTGGALPIQSADGDIVVPDKLHANAKALVAGSVVPVEIIAIGSQQYINLLGIWQPTTNLLDPRTLSDPQTGVSAIIGHIQNPTTPTSSQVDGKDCWSFNGKLDPKYLAGITGGGAPAGTLDDVTTCIGKSDNLPYQIIIKGVAAQGDTAKTVRTLKLSKFNEQITISPPPGVFRVPAPIA; this comes from the coding sequence ATGCATAGACGGCAGATTTCTTCACAAAATAGACCGGCAAAACAGCTGCGCCCGGCATATTATATACCTGGTCTCGCGATCCTGTTCATGCTCGTACTGGCAGCCTGTGGAGGGGGTAGTGGTTCATCGACGCCGGATGTTCATACGCTGATTAAAAATTCGCAGGCCGCGATTCAGAAAGTCAAATCATATCACTTCAATCTTGCGATCCAGAATCCCGGTACCGGCGGTGCGCTGCCAATTCAGAGCGCTGATGGCGATATAGTGGTGCCTGATAAGCTGCATGCCAATGCGAAAGCGCTGGTAGCCGGTTCGGTCGTGCCGGTGGAGATCATCGCCATCGGCAGCCAGCAATACATTAATTTGCTGGGCATCTGGCAGCCCACTACGAATCTGCTCGATCCTCGCACGCTTTCGGACCCGCAGACGGGCGTTTCCGCGATTATAGGCCATATTCAGAACCCGACAACACCTACATCATCGCAGGTTGATGGCAAGGATTGCTGGAGTTTCAACGGAAAACTCGATCCTAAATATCTCGCGGGTATCACGGGGGGGGGCGCGCCCGCGGGAACGCTTGACGATGTAACCACCTGCATCGGCAAGAGCGACAACCTTCCCTATCAGATCATTATAAAAGGAGTGGCAGCGCAGGGCGATACAGCTAAGACCGTTCGCACCCTGAAACTTTCAAAGTTTAACGAGCAAATCACTATTTCGCCACCGCCGGGTGTTTTCCGAGTACCAGCGCCGATAGCGTAG